In Microvenator marinus, one genomic interval encodes:
- a CDS encoding KamA family radical SAM protein → MSTAEETIVPEKFHAAPPEQRKTKPPVDPASLTHRNLLDGEFWRPMFDVDRETFLDFKWQMKNSLYQEKKLIEMLEGTAPQEFIEDAKRGFHLAPMAVRVTPYLLSLIDWQDPWNDPIRTQFIPLASRLYEDHPMLTLDSLHEQEDAPVPGLTHRYFDKALFLPLNTCPVYCRFCTRSYAIGVDTDTVEKVDLKVDPKRWEQAFAYIESRPELEDIVISGGDAFNLPAKYIQMIGERLLNMPNIRRIRFATKGPAVMPMKVLSDTDWVDALTAVNDLGRKLHKHVCLHTHFNTPNEITEITREAMNVLFERGITLRNQSVLQAGVNDTTEVMQELVRRLSEINVHPYYVYQHDMVRGVEDLRTSLKTNIDIEKFIRGSVAGFNSPVFVVDAPGGGGKRVAHSFEHYNTETGVSVFTAPSVKPGQKFLYFDPLHSLTEDMRERWRDPVERRIMVDEALNACR, encoded by the coding sequence ATGAGCACCGCTGAAGAAACTATTGTACCCGAGAAATTTCACGCCGCGCCGCCCGAGCAGCGCAAAACCAAACCACCCGTGGATCCCGCGTCTTTAACGCACCGCAACCTGCTTGACGGGGAGTTCTGGCGCCCGATGTTTGACGTCGACCGCGAGACCTTCCTCGATTTCAAATGGCAGATGAAGAACTCTCTTTATCAAGAGAAGAAGCTCATCGAGATGCTTGAAGGCACCGCGCCTCAGGAGTTCATCGAGGACGCAAAACGCGGCTTCCACCTGGCCCCAATGGCCGTGCGCGTCACCCCGTACTTGCTGAGTCTGATCGACTGGCAGGACCCTTGGAATGACCCGATTCGCACACAATTTATCCCGCTAGCTTCGCGTCTCTACGAAGACCACCCGATGCTGACGCTCGACTCCTTGCACGAGCAAGAAGACGCGCCGGTACCCGGTCTGACGCATCGATACTTTGATAAGGCTTTGTTCCTGCCGCTCAACACCTGCCCGGTTTACTGTCGCTTCTGTACCCGCAGCTACGCCATCGGCGTGGACACAGACACGGTTGAAAAGGTGGACCTCAAGGTGGACCCTAAGCGTTGGGAGCAGGCGTTTGCGTATATCGAGTCGCGCCCTGAGCTTGAGGATATCGTCATCTCCGGCGGAGACGCGTTCAACCTGCCCGCGAAGTACATCCAGATGATCGGCGAGCGACTGCTCAACATGCCGAATATCCGGAGAATTCGTTTTGCGACGAAGGGGCCGGCAGTCATGCCGATGAAAGTTCTCTCGGACACTGATTGGGTGGACGCACTGACCGCCGTAAACGACCTTGGCCGAAAGCTCCACAAGCACGTCTGCTTGCACACGCACTTCAACACGCCGAACGAGATCACCGAGATCACGCGCGAAGCGATGAACGTGCTCTTCGAGCGCGGCATCACGCTCAGAAACCAGTCTGTGCTTCAGGCGGGCGTCAATGACACCACCGAGGTCATGCAGGAGCTCGTCAGAAGGCTTAGCGAGATCAACGTGCACCCTTATTACGTCTACCAGCACGATATGGTGCGAGGCGTAGAGGACTTGCGCACATCGCTCAAGACCAATATCGACATCGAGAAGTTCATCCGCGGAAGCGTCGCGGGCTTCAACTCGCCGGTATTCGTGGTGGACGCGCCGGGCGGCGGCGGAAAGCGCGTGGCTCACTCGTTTGAGCACTACAACACCGAGACCGGCGTGAGCGTCTTCACGGCGCCGAGCGTCAAGCCGGGCCAGAAGTTCCTCTACTTCGACCCGTTGCACAGCCTCACCGAGGACATGCGAGAGCGTTGGAGAGACCCCGTGGAACGCCGCATCATGGTAGACGAAGCGCTCAACGCGTGCCGCTAA
- a CDS encoding glycosyltransferase family 4 protein, producing MRVVHVTTVPTSLIFIAGQIDWMRERGVDVHVISSPGAELDAFGAAHSVPVYGVEMPRAITPLEDLKAVRALARVIRGIRPDIVHAHTPKGGLLGMMAATAACVPYKIYHMRGLLTLTAKGARRRLLAAAESTSTELADLVICQSHSLRAEALKQGLITTERSTVLVQGSNGVNTQRFAPNANLGQMARSELGIPQDARVVGFVGRLVGDKGVRELATAWREIGEDPRNHLLIVGDYEPRDPVPESTREFLSHAPNVHIVGWQTDTPRFYAAMDLLVLPTYREGFPNVPLEAAAMGLPVVATEVVGCVDAVADGVTGTLVPARNVPRLREAIERYLESPELARRHGESGRRRMVTEFDPEVIYEALYHVYCHASGH from the coding sequence GTGAGGGTCGTCCACGTCACAACGGTTCCGACTTCGCTGATTTTTATCGCGGGGCAGATCGACTGGATGCGCGAGCGTGGCGTGGACGTTCACGTGATTTCATCGCCTGGGGCGGAGCTCGATGCGTTTGGTGCGGCACATAGCGTGCCGGTCTACGGCGTAGAAATGCCGCGTGCCATCACACCTCTGGAGGACCTCAAAGCCGTGCGTGCGCTCGCCCGCGTCATCCGCGGCATCCGGCCAGATATCGTGCACGCACACACACCCAAAGGTGGGCTCCTGGGCATGATGGCCGCCACGGCCGCGTGTGTACCCTACAAGATTTATCATATGCGGGGCCTGCTTACGCTCACAGCCAAGGGCGCGCGGCGCCGGCTACTGGCCGCGGCCGAATCCACGAGTACTGAGCTCGCAGACCTGGTCATCTGTCAGAGCCATTCCCTCAGGGCTGAAGCCCTAAAGCAGGGCCTCATTACTACTGAGCGCTCCACTGTGCTCGTCCAGGGCTCAAACGGGGTCAACACTCAGAGATTCGCACCAAACGCGAATCTGGGCCAAATGGCGAGGTCTGAGCTAGGCATTCCACAAGATGCGCGTGTGGTGGGTTTTGTAGGGAGGCTTGTGGGGGACAAGGGTGTGCGGGAGTTGGCTACGGCCTGGCGAGAGATTGGCGAAGATCCTAGGAACCATCTGCTGATTGTGGGCGATTACGAGCCTCGAGATCCGGTGCCTGAGTCGACCCGTGAATTCTTAAGCCATGCGCCGAATGTTCATATCGTGGGGTGGCAAACGGACACACCTAGATTCTACGCGGCGATGGACCTACTGGTGCTCCCCACGTACCGAGAGGGTTTTCCGAACGTGCCTCTGGAGGCCGCAGCGATGGGCCTTCCGGTGGTCGCGACCGAGGTTGTAGGTTGTGTGGACGCAGTGGCAGACGGGGTGACAGGCACGTTGGTTCCGGCACGCAATGTGCCGCGGCTACGCGAAGCCATCGAGCGTTATCTAGAAAGCCCTGAGCTCGCAAGAAGACACGGCGAGTCAGGGCGCAGGCGCATGGTCACCGAGTTCGACCCCGAAGTGATTTATGAGGCCCTCTACCACGTGTACTGCCATGCGTCTGGTCATTGA
- a CDS encoding acyl-CoA dehydrogenase family protein — translation MSQAAPKGCSFLIQDVGNEEIFCPEKFSEEQHMFAQTARDFMEREVLPHVEAMEHGDFDKMVELLKKSAEAGFLMMDIPEEYGGLGVDKSTSFIVTEYISQYAAFSVTFGAHTGIGTLPLLLFGNHEQKTKWLPKLATGELIAAYALTEPGSGSDAMAAKTKAVLDEDGEHYVLNGTKMWITNAGFADLFTVFCQVDGTKFTAFLVERDRAGVDVGAEEKKMGIKGSSTRQLILEDVRVPKENLLGEIGKGHKIAFNILNIGRFKLGVGVAGAAKRAVGLAAKYAEERQQFGQSLSEFGAIRAKLGDMATQIYALESMAYRVAGYMDESLGALDTKAPDYIQKMMDAIEEYAVEDSIMKIVGSEVLDFVVDEAVQIHGGYGYSQEYEVERLYRDARINRIFEGTNEINRMLIPGTILKRTMKGELNLFEMIQKVEAELGSSKHATAPGQEDDPGLALEIFQTEQAKRVAVYAANQAIQKHMADLREQQEILMDLADMIIQVYLADSTVARTQEVVRLKGAGASAPHRAACRLAVSQAYQKTVGLAENLMAHLTHGEKLHAHLDNIARLAPRSRVDQIGMRRVVADAVVEKEKYPF, via the coding sequence ATGAGTCAGGCAGCGCCCAAAGGTTGTTCGTTCCTCATCCAAGACGTTGGAAATGAGGAGATTTTTTGCCCGGAAAAATTCTCAGAGGAACAACATATGTTCGCGCAGACCGCGCGGGACTTCATGGAGCGCGAGGTTCTCCCTCATGTGGAAGCCATGGAGCACGGCGACTTCGACAAGATGGTCGAACTCCTCAAGAAATCAGCGGAAGCCGGATTCCTGATGATGGATATCCCCGAGGAATACGGCGGCCTAGGTGTAGATAAGTCCACGAGCTTCATCGTCACCGAGTACATCTCACAATACGCGGCGTTCTCCGTGACTTTCGGCGCGCACACTGGAATCGGGACCCTGCCGCTCCTACTCTTTGGAAATCACGAACAGAAGACCAAATGGCTGCCAAAACTGGCCACCGGTGAACTCATTGCCGCTTATGCTCTGACTGAGCCGGGGAGCGGCTCGGACGCCATGGCCGCCAAAACCAAGGCCGTTCTAGACGAAGACGGTGAGCATTACGTGCTCAATGGCACCAAAATGTGGATCACCAACGCGGGTTTTGCGGACCTTTTCACCGTGTTTTGTCAGGTGGACGGCACCAAATTCACGGCATTTTTGGTGGAGCGGGACCGCGCGGGCGTAGACGTTGGGGCCGAAGAAAAGAAGATGGGCATCAAAGGCTCGTCCACGCGCCAGCTAATTCTAGAAGACGTGCGTGTCCCGAAAGAAAATTTGCTCGGTGAAATCGGAAAAGGGCATAAGATTGCGTTTAATATTCTGAATATCGGGCGTTTCAAGCTCGGTGTAGGCGTTGCCGGCGCTGCAAAACGCGCCGTGGGGCTCGCCGCAAAGTACGCCGAAGAGCGCCAGCAATTTGGCCAGTCGTTGAGTGAGTTCGGCGCGATACGTGCCAAGCTTGGCGATATGGCGACCCAGATTTACGCGCTCGAATCCATGGCCTACCGCGTGGCTGGCTATATGGACGAGAGCCTCGGCGCGCTCGACACCAAGGCCCCGGACTATATCCAAAAGATGATGGACGCCATTGAAGAGTACGCGGTCGAGGATTCGATCATGAAAATCGTGGGCTCCGAAGTTTTGGATTTTGTGGTGGATGAAGCCGTTCAAATCCACGGTGGCTACGGGTATTCGCAAGAGTACGAGGTCGAACGGCTCTATCGCGACGCACGCATCAACCGTATTTTCGAGGGTACGAACGAGATCAACCGGATGTTGATCCCGGGCACCATCCTAAAGCGCACGATGAAAGGCGAGTTGAATCTCTTCGAGATGATTCAGAAGGTGGAGGCGGAGCTTGGGAGCTCCAAACACGCCACCGCGCCTGGGCAAGAGGACGACCCCGGGCTCGCGCTCGAGATCTTTCAGACCGAACAAGCCAAGCGTGTAGCGGTCTACGCCGCGAACCAGGCTATTCAAAAGCATATGGCGGACCTGCGTGAGCAGCAGGAGATCTTGATGGATCTGGCCGATATGATTATTCAGGTCTACCTGGCGGATTCTACCGTGGCACGCACACAAGAGGTGGTTCGCCTAAAAGGTGCGGGCGCAAGTGCGCCACACCGCGCTGCGTGCCGGCTCGCCGTCTCCCAGGCGTATCAGAAGACGGTCGGACTGGCTGAGAATCTCATGGCCCACCTGACTCATGGCGAGAAGCTACACGCCCATCTGGACAATATCGCTCGCCTTGCGCCGCGCTCCCGCGTGGACCAAATCGGCATGCGACGTGTGGTGGCTGACGCTGTGGTCGAGAAAGAGAAGTACCCGTTCTGA
- a CDS encoding glycosyltransferase, giving the protein MRLVIEAPGIGSRGGRAVLDAYIAKMWDAGAEQITVYTLVDDPLIPGVAQVRCIANTYAARTAWATFGWSETCQRYSQSISFTGFARPPRDADPERHQILIHNALYYEPARRLFSKPAQIRLQLLKELTHLSAQSAGTVWVQTPHMVDHVKAHHGVTARLLKVIPKLPPPVDGPVLAPAAHRVLWVGNDAPHKRFDRLVEWAEAHPESACSAVGLEGAHPKIQFYPDLSRAEIHRAMIEADLLLMTSEAESLGLPLYEAMEVGLSVIAPDLPYVHAAGVLPKNSATKPATSCGASS; this is encoded by the coding sequence ATGCGTCTGGTCATTGAAGCCCCTGGAATTGGGTCGCGCGGCGGCCGCGCGGTGCTCGACGCGTATATCGCCAAAATGTGGGATGCCGGAGCTGAGCAAATCACCGTCTATACGCTGGTAGACGACCCGCTAATCCCTGGGGTTGCGCAGGTTCGGTGCATCGCGAACACGTATGCGGCTCGCACCGCCTGGGCCACTTTTGGTTGGTCCGAAACGTGCCAACGCTACAGCCAGTCCATCTCCTTTACAGGGTTTGCACGCCCGCCTCGGGACGCGGATCCTGAGCGCCATCAAATCCTGATCCATAACGCGCTCTATTACGAGCCGGCGCGCCGCCTCTTCTCCAAGCCCGCACAAATACGGCTTCAACTTCTGAAAGAGCTCACGCATCTGAGCGCCCAGAGCGCGGGTACGGTCTGGGTGCAAACCCCTCATATGGTGGATCACGTGAAGGCTCATCATGGAGTGACGGCCAGGCTCTTGAAGGTGATTCCCAAGTTGCCGCCGCCGGTTGACGGCCCCGTCCTAGCACCTGCGGCCCACCGCGTGCTCTGGGTTGGAAACGATGCGCCGCATAAACGGTTTGACCGCCTTGTGGAGTGGGCTGAGGCGCATCCTGAGTCGGCGTGTTCGGCGGTAGGGCTTGAGGGGGCGCACCCAAAAATCCAGTTCTACCCAGACTTGAGTCGGGCGGAGATTCACCGCGCTATGATTGAGGCAGACCTTCTGCTCATGACTTCGGAGGCGGAGAGCCTTGGGCTGCCGCTCTACGAGGCTATGGAGGTAGGGCTTTCGGTGATTGCGCCCGACCTTCCTTATGTCCACGCAGCAGGCGTACTTCCGAAGAATTCCGCGACCAAACCAGCCACCTCTTGCGGGGCGTCCTCTTGA